A DNA window from Moorella thermoacetica contains the following coding sequences:
- a CDS encoding ACT domain-containing protein → MINDERAIITVLGRDHVGILAGITAVLAEANVNILDISQTILQEFFTMIMIVDLKEKNLAFNELQGQLKEKGKNLGVQVTIQRADVFKFMHRI, encoded by the coding sequence ATGATTAACGATGAACGGGCGATCATAACTGTGCTGGGGCGCGATCACGTAGGCATCCTGGCCGGTATTACCGCCGTCCTGGCGGAGGCCAATGTAAATATCCTGGACATCAGCCAGACTATCTTACAGGAATTTTTCACCATGATTATGATTGTAGACTTAAAAGAAAAAAACCTTGCTTTTAACGAACTCCAGGGACAACTAAAGGAAAAAGGGAAGAACCTGGGGGTCCAGGTCACCATCCAGCGGGCCGACGTCTTTAAGTTCATGCACCGCATCTAA
- a CDS encoding TorD/DmsD family molecular chaperone, translated as MEKELLAEWHQGRELVYSFLARIYQEGPARDLLAALVGEEFLVELAASSQNEDLITGCRQMQAELEARRQDLEAYRQELQGDYNRLFVGPGHLEAPPWESVYRSKEHLLFGEETLAVREFYRSFGLESRKKNQEPDDHLGLELEFMARLCREAAASIQSGGDADRFLAGQGRFLEEHLEQWVPALTADIQRAARTDFFRGLALFTRGWLAEDRVEVEMVLEERQKG; from the coding sequence GGGCGGGAGCTGGTTTATAGTTTCCTTGCCAGAATTTACCAGGAGGGGCCGGCCCGGGATTTGCTGGCAGCCCTGGTCGGGGAAGAATTTCTGGTCGAATTAGCAGCCAGCAGCCAGAATGAAGACCTGATCACTGGGTGCCGGCAGATGCAGGCTGAACTGGAAGCCCGCCGGCAGGACCTGGAGGCTTACCGGCAGGAACTCCAGGGAGACTATAACCGCCTCTTTGTCGGCCCGGGCCATTTGGAAGCGCCGCCCTGGGAGTCGGTTTACCGCTCCAAGGAACACCTCCTCTTCGGCGAGGAAACCCTGGCTGTGAGGGAGTTTTACCGTTCGTTTGGCCTGGAGAGTAGAAAGAAGAACCAGGAGCCAGACGACCACCTGGGACTGGAGCTGGAGTTTATGGCCCGGCTCTGTCGGGAAGCAGCCGCCAGCATTCAGTCCGGCGGGGATGCCGACCGTTTCCTCGCCGGACAGGGGCGCTTTTTAGAGGAACACCTGGAGCAGTGGGTGCCGGCCCTGACCGCCGATATCCAGCGGGCCGCCCGTACAGATTTCTTCCGCGGCCTGGCGCTGTTCACCCGGGGCTGGCTGGCGGAAGACAGGGTCGAAGTAGAGATGGTACTGGAAGAACGGCAAAAAGGCTAG